One Silene latifolia isolate original U9 population chromosome 4, ASM4854445v1, whole genome shotgun sequence DNA segment encodes these proteins:
- the LOC141651220 gene encoding uncharacterized protein LOC141651220: protein MPRAEGPYKVIEKVNDNAYKIELPGDYGVHAIFNVGDLSPYLDDDGISELRTIPFKGGGDDTILIDEEVNLDLEQLNKTVPRTVQIHQLFGAKSESAKGVVCLLGLQNVVVRTKPDAAKKFFGSRAFVNPTVFKDSEGHLYAKFSAGGKGCINTQYPCFVQVDRKVPLVLIPEIYSQIQGVKWTWDITIEKHQDDGNWWLSIFARGGKNKILIGYWPNSLFITLAGVASQVEWGGEIDNPGIKEPQPDMGSGKKAHYDTKVSAFFQTVTVVSENSQTVDPSDTEKYEDCIPFYTTLDDGNKGSYWGRLIFYGGVEI, encoded by the exons ATGCCAAGGGCCGAGGGACCTTACAAAGTGATCGAGAAAGTGAATGATAATGCATACAAGATCGAACTTCCAGGAGACTATGGAGTACATGCTATATTTAATGTCGGGGATCTATCTCCATACCTTGACGATGATGGGATTtctgaattgaggacaattcctttcaaagggggaggggatgatacgATATTGATTGATGAGGAAGTTAACTTAGACTTGGAACAGCTAAATAAAACAGTCCCAAGGACTGTTCAGATCCATCAGCTATTTGGTGCCAAGTCCGAGTCAGCCAAAGGAGTCGTGTGTTTACTTGGTCTCCAA AATGTTGTAGTACGTACAAAACCAGATGCTGCCAAGAAATTCTTTGGATCCCGAGCTTTC GTCAATCCTACCGTGTTTAAGGATTCTGAAGGTCATCTATATGCGAAATTTTCT GCAGGTGGAAAAGGATGCATCAACACACAATATCCATGTTTCGTACAAGTTGATAGAAAAGTTCCTCTAGTCTTAATTCCTGAGATATATTCTCAAATTCAGGGCGTTAAATGGACATGGGACATAACCATCGAGAAG CATCAAGACGATGGAAACTGGTGGTTATCAATTTTTGCGAGAGGCGGAAAAAACAAGATTCTAATAGGATACTGGCCTAATAGTTTGTTCATAACGTTAGCCGGGGTAGCATCACAAGTTGAATGGGGAGGAGAGATCGACAATCCCGGAATAAAAGAACCGCAACCTGACATGGGCAGTGGGAAGAAAGCACACTATGATACAAAGGTATCCGCATTTTTTCAGACAGTTACGGTTGTGAGTGAAAATTCACAGACTGTAGACCCTAGTGATACCGAAAAATATGAAGATTGTATTCCGTTTTATACCACTTTAGATGATGGTAACAAAGGTAGTTATTGGGGTCGTCTTATCTTCTATGGTGGTGTTGAGATATGA